DNA from candidate division WOR-3 bacterium:
CGCCATGGTTATGAATTTGCCTTTGACAGTAAAAATCGCGTTTGGCTGGTGGCTCAAGAAGGAATTATTATGTATGATTACAATAACACCTTGGATAATCCGATTGATGATGACTATAAAATCTATCGCACCGCATCAGAAAAAACAATTAAGTCAATTGCGATTGATACCCGAGACCGGGTTTATATTGGTACTTCTCAAGGCTTAGCATTATTAAAAGATGACTCATTTCAGTTTTTCAATACCGAAAATATTCTGCGTGTAAAAACGGATTGCCAAGACCGAGTATGGTATCTTACCAAAGATGGATTATCGATGTTTAATCCTTATACTCAAGAACATATAACTTACACTAAAGATAACAGCCAGATTATTCCAAATCTTGATCAAGACGAATCATTTTATCAATGGCTCCATATTGATAATGCTCGCAATCGAATTTTGATTGCCACCAAAGAAGGAATAAGCCAATTTCAATTTCAAACCGGACCGCCAGCGCAACTTTCGGAAATAAAGGTTTTTCCCAATCCATTTATTGTCAGCAAGCATCAGACACTAACATTTGATAACTTACCCAATCAATCAATTGTGAAAATCTACACCTTGGAGGGCAAACTTGTGACAACACTTATTGCAACATTATATTCACAACTTTTACACTGGGAACCAAACAATTTACCCACTGGTATTTATTGGGCGTATGTTACTTCACCTTATGGCAGAGGTATTACTAAATTTGCGATTGTCCGTTAAAAATTCATCTCTCCGATTACTAAAATTGCTTAAATCCCGAGTAAATTAGGCAGATTGATTTAGGTGCCGAACCTTTATTATAAATCAACCCTAACAATCAAAAACTAAATCAATATTCTTCTTGTTCTTCTTCATCAAGAAATTCTTCGTCTGATTCTTCTTCAAATCCACCTGCCATACATTCGTCATAATCTGGACATTCGTCACAACAATCATCTCGTAATTTGCCTAATTCTTCACATTCTTCATAATAAGGGCAAATATCACAACACATTTATACCTCCATTAATATAAATTTTAGATTGTTGGATTATTTATTTTTCTTCTAATATGGCATTTTTGCAAAATAGATGGTTTCATCGTCGCAATTTTCATTTTTTAATATATCGTCTTTTCGGTATCGTTATTTTCGGTTTTTCTTTTTCTTCATCCGATAGATCCATACAAGAGTCAAAATATTTACATTGATGACAACAGTCATCTCGAAGTTGGGCTTTTTTTTCACATAATTCATAGCCCGAACAAGCACGACAACACATTGATTAGGTTCCTCCTATGTTTTGACATCGCATTTTTATAAACACAATGCCGGTTATTGGGAAATTTTTTATTTATTTTTTTGCTATTAATGGTATCCATTTTATTTTTATGGGATAAGTTTTAAGGCAACCGCAAAGTCGATAACTGGTTTTCCGAAATGGTTTGTCCCAACATCACAAAACCAATTTTATCTGCTTTTATCCATCATTATAATCAATTCTCGAGCAATTTCTGCTACCGCCGAAGCATAAGCCAAATTAGAATCAGCCAACGGATTATACTCAACGACATCACAACCGACAACATTTAGACCGCTCAATTTTACAATCGATGCGAACAATTCGTGATATGATATACCTCCAGGTTCAGGGGTTTGCACAGCTGGCATAATCCCACAATCTAAGACATCAATATCCAAAGTTAAATAACACGGCCTTTTATCAATTTTCTTTATGATTTCGTCAAGATAGGTTTCGACCTTAAAAAGAAACAAATTGTCATTCTTGGCTGGTCCAGTGAGTGAACGAATACCTAGTTGAAAAATATTTGTTAACGGCAAAATTTCCGCAATGCGTCGGATTACAGTCGCGTGACAAATTTTCTCACCTAAATATTCATCTCTCATATCAGTATGAGCATCAAACTGAATTAAATTAAGGTCAGGGTAGAATTTTTTGAATTCCGAAATAATGGGTAAAGTAATCGTATGTTCACCACCTAAAAAGAGTATTTTTTTACCATTTTTAAGATAATCCGAAATTGCATTCTGAATCTGCTCAAAAGTATCTTTTATTGTTGCATAGGATAAGATAATATCGTTGGCATCATAGATTTTTAAATCGGCAACATCCTTATTAAAATAAGGGCTATAGGATTCAATATTTTCTGTTGCCAGACGAATCTGATTTGGTGCCAATCGACAACCTGGCAAAAATGAGCTGGAACGGTCATAGGGAACACCTAACACTACCGTTTGGGATTCAGTTAAAGTTGCTGTTGCAAAATACAATGCCATCTTCTGGCTATGCCATCATACTGAAAATAATAAACTTGTCAAGCATTTTTTGAAGAGAACAATGTAAAAGTCGATTTTGCCACTAGACCACGGAAACCACAAATTTTTTTACTTATTGAACTCAGACCTGACATTTTTGATGGTGTTTCAGTATTGCAGTCTCAGAGTTATTTTGACCTGAAACGAAAAATATCGTAAATGTTGAAGTGTTGACTGGATTTTTGCATAAACATTTATAAGTTAAATTTAGATCTATTTATATTTTTTGAGTTGGTTTTGACAGAAAAGCCAGGCATCCTGAATAATTGTTTTCAAATCCGATTTTTCCGGCTTAAATCTTAGTTCCTTCTTTATCTTCTCAACATCAGCAATTAATATGGGACAATCACCAACTCGTCTTTTACCAATTTTATAATTAATCTTTTGACCGATTACCTGTTGCGCCATTTGTAATACTTCAAGATTAGAATAACCAATTCCTGTTCCAACATTATAGACTGCAAATCCGCGCGCCATATTATCCATTGCTAAGATATGTGCTTTTGCGACATCATAAACATGAATATAATCGCGGATACAAGTGCCGTCAGGTGTCGGATAATCATTGCCATTAATAATAATCTTTGTCTGTTTCAGGGCTGTTTTTAACAATAGTGGAATCAGATGCGTTTCCGGCCTGTGGTCTTCACCCCAAATACCATCTTCTGTAATATATGCACCAGCCGCATTAAAAAATCTTAAAACAATACAATCTATTATTCTGGAATTAGTGTATTCTTTTAAGAACAGTTCAAAGATTTTTTTACTCTGGCCGTATGGATTCAAAGGATTTGATGGAGTCTCTTCATTTATGGGAATCGCTTTCGGCGCACCGTATACTGCGGCTGAAGAAGAAAAGACAAATCTTCGGCAACTACCCGTCGCCACCATTTCTTGTAACAAATTCATTCCGGCCACAACGTTATTCTTAAAATACTTCTCTGGATTTTTTATTGAATCCGCAATTGAAATCAAAGAGGCAAAATGCATTACGCAATCAAACTTATATTTAGTAAAGACTTTCCGTAATAAGTTAATATCTCCAACATCGCCTTTAATAAATTTAGCCCCTTGAGGAATTGCAGTTATTTTACCTGACGACAAATTATCAATAACAACAACTCGATAGTTATTTTCTAATAACAATTTACTTGTGACTGAGCCAATATATCCGGCACCACCAGTCACAAGTACAAGTTTACAGTGCTTTTGCTTCATATTTATTAAAAAAATAATACTATAACTATAATACATTACTCAAAAATCTGTAATCGTCAATATCTCAAAATAAGTTGATTGAAATTTAAGAGGAGTCATCAAGTTATTAAACTATAAGGTATGGCAATCGACTTGATGGTTTAATAGATACAGTTGTTGATTATTTATACTTAGTAACAGCCATCCCAAAATTTAATTATATCTTTCTTGGAAACATATATTTTTATTATATTATTAAATTACAATATGCTTGTTTTTTACTGAGTTTGAAGAAAATAATTAGGTCTAAAATAATTTTTCTTGGGAGATTTTAGACTGCTGTCTAAATTAATTAGAAGGTACAAAAAACCGACCATAATCGACTTAATATTTTGATATAAAGAAATTGTTGACCATTTGGATAAAAGACTTATAATTGTCTTATGAATAAATCCAATAGTCTGCACTCTGATAAATCAAATATTCCTCTTGCAGAAAGATTAAGACCTAAAGAATTAAGTGAAATTATTGGACAAGAGCATCTATTAGAACAAAATCGACCGCTTCGTAAAATCATTGAAAAGGGTGAATTACACTCAATGATATTTTGGGGACCACCGGGGTCAGGCAAGACGACTTTAGCCCGAATTATTGCTCATTATACTAAAGCCCATTTTATTGAATTTAGTGCGGTGACTTCGGGCATTGCAGATATTCGGCGAGTGATAAAAGAAGCCGAATACCAAAAGCAGATGTTTAATAAACCGACAATTCTTTTTGTGGATGAAATCCATCGCTTCAATAAAGCCCAACAGGATGCGTTTTTGCCTCATGTCGAATCTGGAAAGATAATTCTCATTGGAGCAACCACAGAAAATCCTTCATTTGAAGTCATCAGTCCTTTACTTTCCCGATGCCGAGTTTATATTTTACATCAATTGTCTCCAGATAATCTTAAAACAATTCTGAAGCGTGCGATAAATCATCCCGATGGATTAAAAGAATATAATCCGATTGTTTCGGACGTGATTTTAGATTATATTGTTAATCTGGCTCAGGGTGATGCTCGAGTTGCTTTAATGATATTGGATATTGCAGTTCAATCGACTGAACCTAATGAGAAAAATCAAAGAATTATTACCCAAGAGACAATTGAGCAGGTGGCTTCAAGAAAGATTCTATTATATGATAAGAGTGGCGAAGAACACTATAATCTAATTTCAGCACTTCATAAATCATTAAGAGATTCTGACCCAGATGCCTCATTATATTGGCTGGCGAGGATGCTCGAAGCCGGTGAAGACCCATTGTATATTGCCCGTAGGTTAGTCCGTTTTGCGACTGAAGATATTGGAGATGCCAATAATCTGGCATTAGTAATTGCCAATGCGGCAAAAGATGCGGTAGATTTTATTGGTCGTCCTGAAGGTGATTTAGCATTAGCACAAGCTGTAGTCTTTTTAGCCTTAGCACCAAAGAGTAATGCAATTTATAAAGCGTACGAATTAGCCAAAAAAGATGCCTTAGAAAGTCTTACGGAACCAGTGCCTTTACATTTAAGAAATCCCGTAACACCATTAATGCAGCAGCTTGGATATGGTAAAGGTTACAAATACGCTCATAATTATCCTGAAGCACAAGTTGACCAAGAACATTTTCCATCATCATTAAAAGGAAGAAAATATTATTATCCACCCAAAAGCCCAAAGATAAGTAATAACAAAGATTAAAAAATGCTCGCTTTTATTTATTAGAATAGACACAGATGATATTATTACTGCAGAACTTTTATCATTATCTGATTGAGATTCTCCCGGCATTAGCAATCGGATTTCTATTATCAGGAATAATCCATGAATTTATTCCGACGAAGATTATTGAAAAATATTTATCGGGTAAAGGGCTTAAACCAATTCTCTTATTGACTCTGATTGGCACGGTCTTACCGATTTGTTGTTGGGGCACTTTACCAATGGCTATTACTTTTCATAAAAAGGGTATAAAATTAGGACCAATCTTTGCCTTTTTAGTGGCAACACCTGCCACTTCGGTCAGTGCATTCTTAGTAACATTACAAGTATTGGGTCTAAAATTTGCTATCTTTATATTTGTCGCAGTTATCATTATCGGACTTGTGCTCGGTATTATCGGCAATCATATCCAATACACACCAAAAGGAAACAAAGACCAAATAATCTGTTCGCGCTGTAATTTAGAAGAAAGAGAATGCAACTGCCATAAGAAAATCGCAAACCGAATAAAATCAATTCTGACATTTGCATTTGTGCAAATGCCTAGGGAAATTGGGCCTTTGACTTTACTGGGTATTTTTCTGGCAGCGATGGTAGTTACGATTACGCCGATTGGAGTATTTATAAAAAATTTTCTAACTGGTAGTATTGCTTATCCATTAGCATTAATATTTGGTATCCT
Protein-coding regions in this window:
- the speB gene encoding agmatinase, translated to MALYFATATLTESQTVVLGVPYDRSSSFLPGCRLAPNQIRLATENIESYSPYFNKDVADLKIYDANDIILSYATIKDTFEQIQNAISDYLKNGKKILFLGGEHTITLPIISEFKKFYPDLNLIQFDAHTDMRDEYLGEKICHATVIRRIAEILPLTNIFQLGIRSLTGPAKNDNLFLFKVETYLDEIIKKIDKRPCYLTLDIDVLDCGIMPAVQTPEPGGISYHELFASIVKLSGLNVVGCDVVEYNPLADSNLAYASAVAEIARELIIMMDKSR
- the galE gene encoding UDP-glucose 4-epimerase GalE → MKQKHCKLVLVTGGAGYIGSVTSKLLLENNYRVVVIDNLSSGKITAIPQGAKFIKGDVGDINLLRKVFTKYKFDCVMHFASLISIADSIKNPEKYFKNNVVAGMNLLQEMVATGSCRRFVFSSSAAVYGAPKAIPINEETPSNPLNPYGQSKKIFELFLKEYTNSRIIDCIVLRFFNAAGAYITEDGIWGEDHRPETHLIPLLLKTALKQTKIIINGNDYPTPDGTCIRDYIHVYDVAKAHILAMDNMARGFAVYNVGTGIGYSNLEVLQMAQQVIGQKINYKIGKRRVGDCPILIADVEKIKKELRFKPEKSDLKTIIQDAWLFCQNQLKKYK
- a CDS encoding replication-associated recombination protein A; amino-acid sequence: MNKSNSLHSDKSNIPLAERLRPKELSEIIGQEHLLEQNRPLRKIIEKGELHSMIFWGPPGSGKTTLARIIAHYTKAHFIEFSAVTSGIADIRRVIKEAEYQKQMFNKPTILFVDEIHRFNKAQQDAFLPHVESGKIILIGATTENPSFEVISPLLSRCRVYILHQLSPDNLKTILKRAINHPDGLKEYNPIVSDVILDYIVNLAQGDARVALMILDIAVQSTEPNEKNQRIITQETIEQVASRKILLYDKSGEEHYNLISALHKSLRDSDPDASLYWLARMLEAGEDPLYIARRLVRFATEDIGDANNLALVIANAAKDAVDFIGRPEGDLALAQAVVFLALAPKSNAIYKAYELAKKDALESLTEPVPLHLRNPVTPLMQQLGYGKGYKYAHNYPEAQVDQEHFPSSLKGRKYYYPPKSPKISNNKD
- a CDS encoding permease; the protein is MILLLQNFYHYLIEILPALAIGFLLSGIIHEFIPTKIIEKYLSGKGLKPILLLTLIGTVLPICCWGTLPMAITFHKKGIKLGPIFAFLVATPATSVSAFLVTLQVLGLKFAIFIFVAVIIIGLVLGIIGNHIQYTPKGNKDQIICSRCNLEERECNCHKKIANRIKSILTFAFVQMPREIGPLTLLGIFLAAMVVTITPIGVFIKNFLTGSIAYPLALIFGILMYFCSTSSPPLVDALIRQGMNPGAGMVLLLIGPVTSYGTLLVFGKEFGFRVVIIYLIVLSILSLGLGYLFSFLINQ